The Rhododendron vialii isolate Sample 1 chromosome 1a, ASM3025357v1 region CTAGCTAGTCACCTAAGCCAACACCCACTCTAGTTTATAGTTTATACTACGAgaagttttaaaacaaaaatatgaaatgTGGCTCAGACTCGTCATTTTCTTGCTCATCTTCTCATCCATTACTCCAACATTATCTCAAGTAGCCATAAGAGTTTTCTCCATCTTTCACTGCCACGGGaatattagagagagaaagaaaaacatgttCGTTGCAATCGCAAAAGCCCCATAATTCAATAGACTTACAGTACCATTTGGTTTACTAATACCACCTATCCAACGTATTGCATTCTCACATTCCGTGCGATTGGTCGTACGTACAATGGATGTAATTCCTCCACTAATTATTGCAATCAAATGTCGGAAATGCAAGTTTATGAGCTTCGTGATCCAATCATATATCTAATTAGAGAAATCAAACAGGTCCGATATATTATTGGCATAGCATCTAAAACtaatcaagggaaaaaaaaaaaagtgtagaaCAATGTCCTAAGTGAACAACTATTAAGTCTTCCGGTTATCTACTGAGAGAAACAAGAATTTGGACAATACAGTTATTAACTAATTCAACAATAATGAAATGTAAAAGCATTAGCAAATCTCCTGAATCTTGTCACCTTCTTAGGCATTTCTATTTCAGCAAATCTCACGAAGAATTTAGGTCTACCAATTAAAAACATGAGAGATCCCAGAAAAAGTCTGGCCCTAGTGTCATTCCATACGCTTACCCTATCACCACAATTTTCCAAGTAAATCCATCAAAATCTGAATCATCTTCCCCTTGTAACACTGGTGGCTGTACTTTCGTTCGATTATCTTCACATTTCTTCGACAATGGCAACCCACATAATCCTACGTTCCCAGTATATGAACTATTGTCAAATGTATCAAATTGCAAACCCTGGGGTATGGGTCCATGGAGACGGTTCCACGAAAGGTTCAGAACCACAAAAAATTGTCAAACTTGCATGTTAATTAGATTGGAATTCTCCCGGTAAGGTGGTTAGAGGAGATGTCTAATAATTCAATCCCTTGTCAAGTCTCCCAAAGATTCTAGAATATGGCCTATAAGGCtattacaagaaaaattaagcaCCACAAGGGGATCGAGCTTCTCAACGGCATTCGGAATTTGTGCATTTGAATCTGTCAACAAAAATTGTTGGACGAAAGGTCGATTGTTTTTAAGATAGTCAAAATTCTCGAGAATAcaatctctctcccctttgttgTCACTATCACAGAATCGGGATAGTAACTACTCTTACCACTCATGTAATATTGTTCGTAAGGCCTGGTATTGTTTTTCATTGCTAGGAAATATTCAAAATACCTCCCTGGCAAATGGCCTATGAACCCATTGCCAGAAAGGTCAAGAATTAGAACCctaggaaaagaaaattcactCATCATAGTGTTTATGGGACCATGAAATCGGTTGGATCGCATGACAAGAACCTGCAACTCTTGAAGAGTTCCCAACCAATATGGAAATGTGTCATTAATCTTGTTGTTTTCGACGTTTAGAATCTCCAAGCTTGTACATGCAGGTTGTCAAAGTTCGAGGCAATAGTCCTTCAAATTGATTTCCACTCAAATCAAGactttgtaatttttgtttggctttgcaAATGCCAAGGGAAGGGTTCCCGTAAATCCATTAGAGCGCAGATTCAACACCGAGAGAACACTACTAAAATTTCCCAAACATTGTAGAGCCGTACCGCTCAATTTGTTGTCAGACAATTCAAGAATCACAAGGGAACTCACATTGCAAATCAATGAAGGAATCTCTCCACTAAGATTATtgtttgagataaaaaaaagaaagtattgTATCAGCGGGGGTGGAATGGGAAGTGGTCCTTGAAGCAAATTGGAACGAAGATTCAAATATGACAGTAAACCCTTCCTGATGAacccaacccactttggaatcTGTCCACGAATTGAATTCTGCTGTCAAAAAGATCTAGCTTTTCAAGATTCTCTAAGGCTCTTAAGAAATTGGGAAACACCTTGATGTTGCAAGATAAGAGATAGATATTCCTTAGGTTGGGAAGAGTATTGTTGACATTGCTTCTAGCGACCACTGATAGATTAGTGTTGGAAAGATCAAGGTACTCAACATTTTCGAGTGTTTGAAGATCCATAATACCACTTAGATCATTTGATGCAAGATATATAGAGCCCAGTTAGATTTACCAGAGTTGAAATTGACTGCGGAATGGGGCCACGAAGTTTATTGTCACTCAAGTCAATGGTGTCCAATTGTAAATGATCGTGGAATTCAGGAATTTGACCAGTTAAATTATTGAAACTCAAATCTATATTTATCAATGACGGAAGAGTAAACAACCATGGAGGTATTACCCCACTAAGAGAGTTGTCATACAAGTGGAGCACTCGTAGTTTTTAAAGACCACTTAAATTGAATGGGATGGGATGGGACCCGTGAGCTGATTAGTAGACTTGAGATAACCAATTGAATCAGGCAAGTTCCCAAGCAATCCGGTCGATGATAGATCTAGAGTTGTTAAAGAAGACAAATTCGTCAAGGAA contains the following coding sequences:
- the LOC131327890 gene encoding receptor-like protein 9DC3 → MDLQTLENVEYLDLSNTNLSVVARSNVNNTLPNLRNIYLLSCNIKVFPNFLRALENLEKLDLFDSRIQFVDRFQSGLGSSGRVLVMRSNRFHGPINTMMSEFSFPRVLILDLSGNGFIGHLPGSDNKGERDCILENFDYLKNNRPFVQQFLLTDSNAQIPNAVEKLDPLVGLQFDTFDNSSYTGNVGLCGLPLSKKCEDNRTKVQPPVLQGEDDSDFDGFTWKIVVIGITPWAIIESHLCTVSMTQMLEIYMHDSKTEISLVVSLATLWLQGRVT